The Arachis ipaensis cultivar K30076 chromosome B10, Araip1.1, whole genome shotgun sequence DNA window TTGAAATGATGTTTATGCTCTCTGCAATTGTTTAGTTAAATTGTTGTCCCACACTTTCTGTTTGTATTATTATGAATTATTTTTGGTATTGATTTGTGAAAGATACACAAATGTAGATATAGATGCAAATCAAAATGAAGGAAATGTTGGTCAAGCTTCAAACTTGATTTATGAAGATATAGATATCGACTTTTAGATCACCTCTTGAATTTGATTTACTGATTGTGTTACCTTttgttttttcttgttctttaaattgagaaagtattttgtactattgactagtttattttattttttttgcatcATTTGTTACGTCTAAAAATTGATATTTgattgttattaatatatttatgaaGACATATATTTGaagttttaacttttgattttaattttatttttataattttatatttttatttaattatgaccgaGTCAACCGAGTAAATTAGTAACCCACTGGTTGAACCAGTGATCCGAGAACCCAGTCGTATGACCTGGTCAATTACCGGTTTCTGATAACTATGTtttcttgtacttcttcatactGCACCTGCCTGAAGCCTTAAGGCATACCTGAATCTCTCTGACCTTCTTGTCGCCGTCAAGATCTCACGCCATCTCTCCGAGCTCTGTTGATATCTCTATTACAGCGTTGCTTGCCGTCATCTGCCACCTCCTCCATCCAGGTCAGAAAACCCTTGATAGTAATAAAAAAACAATGCACTAGTCTCTGCCTCCATGAGAAATGTAATTGTTTGTTATGTTAGTTCTTATGaccaaatattttaattttgaaatactAGAGAGTTGAGAATGAGTTCGTTGAGCAGTGCGGTGCGAGATCTTCAACGCGAATTAGAGAACAAAACCAATGATCTCTCCAAGCTTCAAAAGGGTATTCATTCGTTATTCCTTTGTATCCCCGTCTCTTTGGTTTTTGATATATTAATATTCTTCCAATTTCAGATATTGCAAAGAATCACCAAGTTAGAAAGAAGTACACTGTCCAACTTGGAGAGAACGAATTGGTCCTTAAGGTATAACCTATCCCTAATCCATTCCTATTCCCAATTACCTCAGATACtatatttttcatttcttttctaactttatgtttgtttgttttgttaattAAGGAATTGGATTTATTGAACGAAAATGCAAATGTTTACAAGCTGATTGGTCCAGTGCTGGTTAAGCAAGATTTGGCTGAGGCCAACTCCAATGTCCGCAAGAGAATCGAATACATCACTGCTGAATTGTAAGATtcttctctctttaattttttctCATGTCTATTCCTATTGTTTGCGTTGCAATAAAAAGATTGGATTGGACTGTGTTTTTATAGCGTTTGTTAATTGTATTTGGAGATACAAGTTAGCTATCCATCAAGTTTATTATTTAAGGAACTCACTAGCTAGTTACATAATCAACTTAGTTGTATAACTAACTCGTATCAACAATACATTGCAGTTATTGGTTGATATCTGCCAATAGCATTTGATTGTGAAAACTGGAAAGTGGAAACCAAAATGTTGGGCAACTAAATACCAATGTACAACAACTACCATACCAGATATGTGTCTGTGCAAATTCACTCATCGATCAAAGATATCCAAAATATGGTGTCCAACCGATGTATAATTCTATTGCTAAACTGAAAATTTTCCATGTAAACACCATTTATCACTTTTAGCAAGTTCGGAAGTGAAACAAGAATTCTTTGAAAtgctgttcaatttattattttatttagctGAGCGAGAGTAAGTGGTGAAATTTTGTTGTAAAAGTTTATCGATACCAAAGCCTGCCATATCTGATATCTGCCAATATCTATTCTCTCTGCTTCCTCCATCAACTTCATTTGTGATGCTGCTTTATTGTTTATGGCTTGCCGCGTGTTTTCTTCatcattttcactttgtaaatATTTCGATTGGGTTATCTAAGTTAGGCATTTTATAACATTACTTTTGTGAAATATAAGTGTTAAATGGTCTCTGCTTGACAGGAAGCGTCTCGATGCAACTGTTCAAGATTTGGAAGAGAAGCAGAATAGCAAGAAAGATGCGGTTTGTACTAGCTCTTCCATGCTTATTTGTGTAGTTCTAGTTTCATCTTCCTTATGGTTTCTTTTATTGCACTTGGATTGTGATACTTAACTCAGATAAGTTGCGTAGCCTCCATCTCAAGATCATAAAGTTACATTTATTTAAACCCCTTAAAATTGCCCTTGATTAATACAGCAACAACTACATTAGTTGTTGAGAACTTAGAAACTCTGAAATAGTATTTCAAAATAacaatgttttgtctcaaggactTGTGTAACCAACACTTTTAAACACTGTATTGGTAGTTTAAATTTCTCAGTCCTCAGAGTTCCGAGACTAGTGTGTCTGATATTGTTTTATTATTCAGGGATTACTCTCTTACATGACTATTCCCGTTCTTTTATAAGGAATGATAAAAATttcaattatttattatatgtaaAATGATCTTTTGCGAAAAGAATAAGAGATTCTAGTAGTTAACAAAATAATATTTGGTGATTCATCCACCTTATCCAGTGGGAGTTCCAACCCTGTTACTTTGAATTGGGAGGCTTAGTGAGAAATAAACTAAAATGAATAATGCTTGAGGATTATTTTCTGGATGTGATCATTCATTGCTACTTAAGAGGACGGACAATAAATTGTGTTTTATTTGTGTGTGAACATGCTTGGATTGATTTGTTATTGCTCACTTGATGTTATATGGATTCTAAATAATGATTGATTGCATATTTTTCTTCATTTGCCATCTTGTTGTAGATACTAAAATTGCAACAGAGAATTCAGTCCCTTCAGACTTCGAAAGCCAAGGCATAATCCTCGCCGACAGATTGTTTTAGCGTTGTAATAATTTTACTCTGCTAGGGTTGTATGTGCTTTTGTGACTCTTGTTTTGGACTGAAGTTGCATTTTAGGGGTGTTTTATAAATCCTTTTGAAGTGCTGTTGTTAGTTAATACGATATCCATATCTTTGTTACTACGAGAAAAAAGTTCCAACCAATCTATACAATCGTGATCATCACAATAGAAGAAACATCAATGCTAACTTAGTAAGGTTGTTGATCGTCGATGATTGGATTGAACCGGCCAGTTTGACAAAAAATCAACAGTCTGTTCTGTTCGATTTTCTGTCAGGACCAGACCTAGATATGATGAGGCTACTACGAAATATTTACTCATGGATGGGGCAAGTTTTTTTAATCTGGTTCATGGTTTCTCTTGGCTCTATGGTTCATCTGGGGGACAGATCGAACTTCAAGAAATAGTGAATGGTCTTATCAATATACAAATGTATAACTCTTCCGGAATCCTAATTGTGCTTATATTCATCATTCTAGAAATTGGGTGAATCGGTCATTGAGGGTCAAACCTAGTAAAAATCGATCAGTTCAAAGTGAACTGCTTGCAGACCCGTGCGGGTCCATGGTGCAAGGGTGCACCTCTGCAAGTTCACTGATGGAACCGAGACGCTTACGCTATTGCTGCAGTGCACTTTGTCCCCTCTCAAGGCTGTTATCTATCATTCTATTCTATAGCCTTGCTTCCAGACCAAGTTTACACTTATTATGATGTGCACTAATAtacatatttttaaaatcttCAATCAAAtgttatttttgattttttattttatattcattttttctcaaatcaatagtattttttaattgtaaaaaattcttctatttttataattatatgatatttcttaatatttattttaataaatacttgaaaaataaactaattatttatataattatttaattataattaagtcAATTAGTTTAGATGACCTGTTAAAGTACTCtgatcaaattaatttattttttatttttttatttttatcaaagataggagactcgaacccgcaacctcttaattgaatatgggaAAATTATGCCCGTTGAGCTATTATTCATTGGCCTCTGACCAAATTAATTaccaatttaattttgatgattatGTATAAAATTTTGAACTTGTTATTTATTTATAAGAATGTGAATGAATAAGGTACATAGAATTTAAACTCTATTCCAACCTTATTTGCATCTTAATTTTTTCAACCTGATCATATTCGATTCAATCgctgaaaaaatttattttcattcaaatataatttttagtttttcaataTTTCATAGTATCCTGTAACACAAAACCCGTGGAATCAACAAGAATTGCAGAGTATATTCGAAATGGGCGCTGAAAATGAAGAAGCCCCTGAGAGAGAGCTCAACACTTTGCCTCCTTCTAATGGATGGAAAAACCGCATCTTAATCCCAACCCTTCTTGCAGGTATCACTCTATTCTTATCTTCCTTCTATCATGTTCT harbors:
- the LOC107621519 gene encoding prefoldin subunit 6 — its product is MSSLSSAVRDLQRELENKTNDLSKLQKDIAKNHQVRKKYTVQLGENELVLKELDLLNENANVYKLIGPVLVKQDLAEANSNVRKRIEYITAELKRLDATVQDLEEKQNSKKDAILKLQQRIQSLQTSKAKA